A section of the Flavobacterium sp. CG_23.5 genome encodes:
- a CDS encoding DUF4339 domain-containing protein encodes MNSYYLHNGVESSGPFDLNELKAKSIKKTTPVWCEGMENWKNAGEVMELQSILRVVPPPIKSFQPAPELEETDDNPKILGVDKMLFFILCGLLVLIIGTVSFKIFDENRSSDLEQKNSITEKNNQQFQLQEKKIEEQKNLIAEQERIEFDRLTKERKENLSNRLLEIKRKLAIDFSNLAQAKNKMSEANDFQFLRTTDERDEDINSVQTEIENLKIDIGNLKTEMDQIYLELEKIK; translated from the coding sequence ATGAATTCCTATTACCTACATAACGGCGTTGAAAGTAGTGGTCCTTTTGATTTAAACGAACTGAAAGCCAAATCAATTAAAAAGACGACACCTGTTTGGTGTGAAGGCATGGAGAATTGGAAAAATGCTGGAGAAGTCATGGAATTACAATCTATTTTAAGAGTAGTTCCTCCGCCTATAAAATCTTTTCAACCAGCACCTGAATTAGAAGAAACTGACGATAATCCTAAAATTTTAGGGGTGGATAAGATGCTTTTTTTTATCCTTTGTGGGCTTTTAGTGTTAATTATTGGAACTGTTAGCTTTAAAATTTTTGATGAAAACAGAAGTTCCGATTTAGAACAGAAAAATAGTATAACTGAAAAAAATAATCAACAATTTCAACTGCAAGAAAAAAAAATTGAGGAGCAAAAAAATCTCATAGCAGAACAAGAGCGCATAGAATTCGATAGGCTTACAAAAGAAAGAAAAGAAAATCTGAGCAACAGATTATTGGAAATAAAAAGAAAACTGGCTATTGATTTCAGTAATTTGGCTCAAGCAAAAAATAAAATGAGTGAGGCAAATGACTTTCAGTTCTTAAGAACTACTGATGAAAGGGATGAAGATATAAATTCCGTTCAAACTGAAATTGAAAATTTAAAAATTGATATAGGAAATCTAAAAACAGAAATGGATCAGATATATTTAGAACTGGAAAAAATAAAGTAA
- a CDS encoding YchJ family protein, whose translation MTLTRCFCGSLNTFKECCEPYIYGTHNVPTALALMQSRYSAYATLQAAYLMETTHISERKHYSKSDILQWAASNKWQKLEIITATENTVEFKAYFLDSKLQNQIHHELSTFKLENGSWFYVDGKFF comes from the coding sequence ATGACATTAACAAGATGCTTTTGTGGTTCTTTAAATACGTTTAAAGAATGTTGTGAACCGTATATTTACGGAACTCATAACGTTCCAACTGCTTTAGCCTTAATGCAATCCCGTTACTCAGCTTACGCCACACTTCAAGCGGCATATTTAATGGAAACTACCCATATTTCTGAAAGGAAACACTATTCCAAATCTGATATTCTTCAATGGGCCGCAAGTAATAAATGGCAAAAACTGGAAATTATTACTGCCACAGAAAATACAGTAGAGTTCAAAGCATACTTTTTGGACAGCAAACTACAAAACCAAATTCATCACGAACTTTCCACTTTCAAACTCGAAAATGGGAGTTGGTTTTATGTGGATGGAAAATTCTTTTGA
- a CDS encoding saccharopine dehydrogenase family protein: MKKHFNIIIAGAGGIAEAVAMILLEWSEVTPSLFIGDRTHSKANKVVNWIKMGTTKSCSVTDFHLAEEGLTDEMAAILRQGDIILDCLPGSQAPRIAQFAKDFHLHYANLTEYVAETSTIMALAKDVKTGFILQTGLAPGYIDILANGLFQQFCIDYKVDTVDKLELKVGALTKHAVAPHYYGFTWSPVGVATEYIKDTIALRNFTKTSLPSLSERAIIIIDGIAYEEALTSGGAADLPEALLGKVHSLDYKTLRHSGHYAWVQEQLSNLDNSEDAITKLQQKMELAVPHIEDDQIILYAAVEGKDAEGILRRREIAKCILSQKVGKHQLRAIQTTTAAPLAQAAQLLLENDIIGVILQSQIEPAKFLNGNYMVRVYGKR; the protein is encoded by the coding sequence ATGAAAAAGCATTTCAATATTATAATTGCCGGAGCTGGCGGCATCGCCGAAGCAGTTGCTATGATATTACTAGAATGGAGTGAAGTCACGCCCAGCCTTTTCATTGGAGACAGAACCCATTCAAAAGCAAATAAAGTTGTGAATTGGATTAAAATGGGAACGACGAAATCCTGCTCAGTTACTGATTTTCACCTAGCAGAAGAAGGCCTGACTGATGAAATGGCTGCAATTTTGCGTCAAGGGGATATCATTCTGGACTGTCTTCCCGGAAGTCAAGCACCAAGAATCGCTCAATTTGCTAAAGATTTCCATCTCCATTACGCTAATCTTACGGAATATGTTGCCGAAACTTCAACAATAATGGCGTTAGCAAAGGATGTAAAAACAGGTTTTATTCTTCAAACCGGTCTTGCTCCCGGTTATATTGATATACTGGCAAACGGACTTTTTCAACAGTTTTGCATAGACTATAAAGTGGATACGGTAGACAAGCTCGAATTAAAAGTTGGCGCTCTCACGAAACATGCTGTAGCCCCGCATTATTATGGTTTTACTTGGAGTCCAGTAGGTGTTGCCACGGAATATATTAAAGACACTATTGCGCTTAGAAACTTTACAAAAACAAGTCTTCCATCGCTATCAGAAAGAGCTATCATAATAATTGACGGCATTGCTTATGAAGAGGCTCTTACTTCGGGTGGAGCAGCCGATTTGCCTGAGGCACTCCTAGGAAAAGTGCATTCGCTTGACTACAAAACTTTGCGACATTCAGGTCATTACGCTTGGGTACAAGAGCAACTTTCTAATTTGGATAATTCAGAGGATGCGATAACTAAATTGCAACAAAAAATGGAACTTGCCGTCCCTCATATAGAAGATGACCAGATTATTTTGTACGCTGCGGTAGAAGGAAAAGACGCCGAAGGAATTTTACGCAGACGAGAAATTGCTAAATGCATACTCTCGCAAAAAGTGGGTAAACACCAATTGCGAGCCATACAAACAACAACAGCAGCTCCATTAGCCCAAGCGGCTCAATTATTACTGGAAAACGATATCATTGGAGTGATTTTACAAAGCCAAATTGAGCCTGCCAAGTTCTTAAACGGAAATTATATGGTACGAGTTTATGGAAAGAGGTGA
- a CDS encoding vWA domain-containing protein, producing MKNDNKKGFYFKQYAAPDQSPFEKLFGIFKELITHTSGDFDEAIDWLRELDKEYKLTDEHYTIDDFIEDLKKKGYIRDELKEDGSSGIGITSKTERAIRQQALDNIFGNLKRSGSGNHKTKHAGNGDEHTGEFREFHFGDGLERISLTESLRNAQINNGVDSFMLTENDLVVEETQFKSQMSTVLMIDISHSMILYGEDRITPAKKVAMALAELITTRYPKDTLDILVFGNDAWTIAIKDLPYLKVGPFHTNTVAGLQLAMDLLRRKRNTNKQIFMITDGKPSCVREKDGTYYMNSNGLDEYIVDKCYSQAQQARKLHIPITTFMIANDPYLQQFVNKFTEANQGKAFYTGLKGLGEMIFEDYETNRKKRIK from the coding sequence ATGAAAAATGACAATAAAAAAGGTTTTTATTTCAAGCAATATGCAGCGCCAGATCAGTCTCCATTTGAAAAACTCTTTGGAATTTTCAAGGAATTAATCACACATACTTCGGGGGATTTTGATGAAGCAATCGATTGGTTGCGGGAATTAGACAAAGAATATAAATTGACCGATGAACATTATACAATTGATGATTTTATCGAAGATTTAAAGAAAAAGGGATACATCCGTGATGAACTTAAGGAAGACGGAAGTTCAGGAATTGGAATTACTTCAAAAACCGAGCGGGCCATTCGGCAGCAGGCATTAGATAATATTTTTGGAAATTTAAAGCGCAGCGGAAGCGGGAATCACAAGACCAAACACGCTGGAAATGGTGATGAACATACCGGTGAATTTCGAGAATTTCATTTTGGAGATGGACTGGAACGGATTTCATTGACTGAAAGTTTACGAAATGCCCAAATCAACAATGGAGTTGACAGTTTTATGTTGACCGAAAATGATTTGGTTGTCGAAGAAACCCAATTCAAATCGCAAATGAGTACCGTTTTGATGATTGATATTAGCCACAGTATGATTTTGTATGGTGAAGATCGAATTACCCCAGCCAAAAAAGTAGCAATGGCTCTAGCAGAGCTAATTACGACACGTTATCCAAAAGATACTTTAGATATATTAGTTTTTGGAAATGATGCTTGGACAATTGCAATCAAAGATTTACCTTATCTAAAAGTAGGACCTTTTCATACCAATACGGTTGCCGGTTTGCAGTTAGCTATGGATTTACTTCGCCGAAAACGCAACACCAACAAACAAATTTTCATGATTACGGATGGGAAACCAAGTTGTGTTCGTGAAAAAGATGGTACTTATTATATGAACAGCAACGGTCTGGACGAATACATTGTAGATAAATGCTACAGTCAGGCGCAGCAAGCCCGTAAATTGCACATTCCAATAACTACTTTTATGATTGCCAATGATCCTTATTTGCAACAGTTTGTGAATAAGTTTACGGAGGCCAATCAAGGGAAAGCATTTTATACCGGATTGAAAGGTTTAGGTGAAATGATTTTTGAAGATTATGAAACGAATAGGAAGAAGAGAATTAAATAA
- a CDS encoding 2OG-Fe(II) oxygenase translates to MENNFEDLIASYIENKVGISEHFLSDALANSLKQNLLDLKQQSLLVDAGTGNSEAVSYDSAVRSDSIYWLDKKHNNAFENEFFAQIEDFIDYLNLSCYTGITGYEFHYSLYEKGDFYLKHLDQFKNNPSRKYSMISYLNSNWQESDGGELLIHQENNNQKISPTQGKTIFFKSDELVHEVLVTQNTRMSITGWLKCD, encoded by the coding sequence ATGGAAAATAATTTTGAGGATTTAATTGCCTCTTATATTGAAAATAAAGTTGGTATATCTGAACATTTTTTGAGTGATGCTTTGGCCAATAGCTTAAAGCAAAATTTACTTGATCTAAAACAACAAAGTTTGTTAGTAGATGCTGGAACCGGCAATTCAGAAGCTGTTTCTTATGATAGTGCGGTGAGAAGTGATTCTATATATTGGTTGGATAAAAAGCATAATAATGCCTTCGAGAACGAGTTCTTTGCTCAAATAGAAGACTTTATTGACTATTTAAATCTAAGTTGTTATACTGGAATTACAGGCTATGAGTTTCATTACTCTTTATACGAAAAAGGTGATTTTTATCTAAAACATTTAGACCAGTTCAAAAATAATCCGAGCCGAAAATACTCGATGATTAGTTATTTGAATAGCAATTGGCAAGAAAGTGACGGAGGTGAGTTGTTAATTCATCAGGAAAACAATAACCAGAAAATTTCACCAACTCAAGGCAAAACGATATTTTTCAAAAGTGACGAATTAGTTCATGAAGTTTTGGTAACTCAAAACACTAGAATGAGCATTACGGGATGGTTGAAGTGTGATTAA
- a CDS encoding AAA family ATPase — protein MKIENIKTLGELKKSGYETKSIKDELRSNLREKIKSGKPTFEGVHGFENTVIPELERAILSRHNINLLGLRGQAKTRLARKMIELLDEYIPFVTGSEINDDPLKPISRFAKDIIAEKGDETPISWLHRSDRFFEKLATPDVTVADLIGDVDPIKAANLKLSYADDRVIHFGMIPRANRCIFVINELPDLQARIQVALFNILQEGDIQIRGFKLRMPLDMQFVFTANPEDYTNRGSIVTPLKDRIGSQILTHYPDTIKIARTITEQEAKLDSAQSDMVYVPSLARDLLEQISFEARESEYIDNKSGVSARLSITALENLLSTAERRALRSGQDKTTLRLSDFMGIIPAITGKVELVYEGEQEGAAVVAQHLLGDAIHTFFPAYFPKIEKLEKQGDKTAYSDIIDWFFAESGFELLDDCSDEDYERILGSIVPLEILIKKYQPQLEKEDKFFMKEFILWGLVEYKKLSKDRFSEGYQFKDIYGSYISKL, from the coding sequence ATGAAAATAGAAAATATAAAAACATTAGGAGAATTAAAAAAATCAGGATACGAAACTAAAAGTATTAAAGATGAATTGCGCTCGAATCTAAGAGAAAAAATCAAATCAGGAAAGCCAACGTTTGAAGGCGTTCACGGATTTGAGAATACTGTTATTCCCGAATTGGAGCGAGCGATTTTATCTCGTCATAACATTAATTTATTGGGTCTTCGTGGTCAAGCCAAAACGAGATTGGCTCGCAAAATGATCGAATTGTTGGACGAATATATTCCGTTTGTGACTGGTTCAGAAATTAATGACGATCCATTAAAACCGATTTCGCGTTTTGCCAAAGACATAATTGCCGAAAAAGGAGATGAAACTCCCATTTCATGGTTGCACAGAAGCGATCGTTTTTTTGAAAAATTAGCCACGCCAGATGTTACCGTTGCGGATTTAATAGGTGATGTTGACCCTATTAAAGCAGCAAATTTGAAACTTTCTTATGCTGATGATCGGGTGATCCATTTTGGGATGATTCCACGAGCGAATCGTTGTATTTTTGTCATCAACGAATTGCCTGATTTACAAGCGAGAATTCAAGTGGCTTTATTCAATATTTTGCAGGAAGGAGATATACAAATTCGTGGTTTCAAGTTGAGAATGCCACTGGATATGCAATTTGTTTTCACTGCCAATCCAGAGGATTATACCAATCGCGGTAGTATTGTAACGCCATTGAAAGACAGAATTGGTTCCCAGATCTTAACGCATTATCCCGATACGATAAAAATTGCCAGAACAATTACAGAACAGGAAGCCAAATTAGACAGCGCACAAAGCGATATGGTTTATGTTCCTTCCTTGGCAAGAGATTTATTGGAACAAATAAGTTTTGAAGCTCGTGAGAGTGAGTATATTGACAATAAAAGTGGTGTAAGTGCCAGATTGAGTATTACGGCTTTAGAGAATTTATTAAGTACTGCGGAACGTCGTGCTTTACGATCTGGCCAAGATAAAACTACATTGCGTCTGTCTGATTTCATGGGAATTATTCCTGCGATTACTGGAAAAGTCGAATTAGTTTACGAAGGAGAGCAGGAGGGAGCCGCTGTTGTAGCTCAACATTTATTAGGTGATGCGATTCACACTTTCTTTCCGGCTTATTTTCCAAAGATTGAAAAACTGGAAAAACAAGGCGATAAAACAGCTTATTCAGATATTATTGATTGGTTTTTTGCCGAAAGTGGTTTCGAGTTATTAGATGATTGTTCCGATGAAGATTATGAAAGAATCTTGGGAAGTATTGTGCCTCTCGAAATATTAATCAAGAAATACCAACCACAACTCGAAAAAGAAGATAAATTCTTCATGAAAGAATTTATATTATGGGGATTGGTAGAATATAAAAAACTGAGTAAAGACCGTTTTTCCGAAGGGTATCAGTTCAAAGATATTTATGGAAGTTATATCAGTAAATTATAA